CCCCGTTACTTTTATCAGCAATGTTAAGCGCCACTTTAGGTCTGACGGCATGCTCATCACCAAGTTCAGAAAGTACTGACAGTACGGCAACAGATAGCGCTGCCACTGACACTGCTGCCGACAAGCTTGACACCAAGTTTCTTACCATCGCCACTGGCGGAGCATCTGGCCCTTATAACATCATCGGCACTTCATTATCAGAGGTCTATGTCAAAACCTTTGGGGTCAACTCAAAAACGCAAACCACTGGCGCTTCAGTCGAAAACGTCAACCTATTGACCCAAGGCAAAGTTGACATGGTGTTGGCGCTCAGTGATGTGGTCACCGACGCGATCGAAGGCAAAAACAACTTTGATAAGCCGATAACCAACATCCAACAGATTGCAGTTTTGTATCCTAATGTGGTGCAAGTCGTCACCACCAAAAAATCTGGCATCAAAAATATTGAAGACTTACGTGGTAAGCGCATCGCTGTGGGCGATCAAGGCTCTGGCACAGAAGTAAATGCTCGGACGCTATTAGAAGGGTTTGGTATCACATATGATGATGTGACCGTTGACTATTTAGGCTTTGCGGAAGCAGCGGACGGTATGAAAGCGGGTAAAATTGAAGCGGCTTTCTTTAGTAGTGGCCTGCCAAACTCTTCATTGATGGAGCTAGAGCAGGGTCTAGACTTACAGTTAATCACCATCAATCAAGACAAGCTAAAAGAAATCATCGCAACCAAGCCTTACTTTAAGACCTTTGAGATTCCTGCTGGCACTTATGGCAATGACGCCGCGATTCCAACCGCAGCAATCATGAATGCTCTATTGGTTAGCTCTGAGTTGTCTGAAGCAGATGGTTACAAGCTGACCAAAGCGTTATTTGACAATTTAGACGGTCTAAAAACAGCGCACCAAGCGGCCAATGATATTAGCTTAGCAACCGCTCGTGAAGGTATGGTCGCTCCTATCCATCCTGGCGCTAAAAAGTACTATGATGAGCAAGCAGCTAAATAAGCGATTAGGGTTATTAATTGGCGTGGCAGGCATTGCCGCACTGGTTTTTTTTACGCTATGGCATCTCTTTGTCCGTCAGCCTGTGGTGGAAGTGCGTGTCGCAGGCATCGATGGTGCTAATGATAAAGTTTGCTATTTTGTCGAGCCAAATTTTCAATTGCGCTGGATACACTCTGTAGAAAAACAATGGTGGGAAGAGCAATACCAACGTATAGACAGCAGTAGTACAGAAGACGCTGCATTGCTGCTGACCACCACTTATTTTGAAGCTTTTGGGGCGGGTACACCCTCAACCGAAGCGCTTGCTACGATACAAAAACCTGGCTATCTGGGTTATCAAATCAATGAGAAATTGCCTAAGCTCAATTGGGTGGTCTCACGGCTTACCAAAGGTGAGATTGACTATGGTAACTACCAGATGCTCATTCATCGCTGGGTGCCAGACTATTCTGAAGTAACGATCATGCCAAAAACATATGGTTTCATTGATAGATTTAACAAGGATTTGTGTCATGAACTCCCAAGTGATGGATCACAATAATGTGACAACGATGTCAGATAACCATATCAATAACGACTTGCCTATACATTCCAACACGGATGCTGATACTCATGTCGACGCTGAACTTGAGGCGCAAGCCCACAATAAAGCCATATTAGAAAAGTATGATAGAGAATCCATCACAAGGCACATCACTCAAGGGCCAGTGAAGTATTTTATCGCTGGACTTTGCATTTTATATTCACTGTTTCATTTATATATCACCTTTAATCCCATGCCAGCGCTGCTACAGCGCTCTGTACACGTGGGCATTGGTTTTGCCTTAATTTTCTTAATTTTTCCAGCAAGCAAAAAAAGCAGCCGTCAGCGCGTCGCATGGTATGACTGGATATGGTTTGCCCTGTCTTTATCTGGGATGGCTTATCTGATCTATGAATATCAAGATATCGTGACTTCACGTGGCGGTATGGCCAATCAGATGGATGTGATATTTTCGCTGATTACGGTGGTCTGCGTATTAGAAGGCAGTCGCCGTATCACAGGTTGGATTTTACCGATATTGGCAGGGATATTTTTGGCGTATCCGTTTGTCAGCCACTTAGACTTTATGCCCGATAGGCTGCTGACTCGTCCTTATGACATGGGCGATATCTTTGGTCAATTATTCTTAAAAACGGAAGGTTTATATTCTGTTGCGATTGGTGCATCGGTCACTTTTATCTTTTTATTCATTCTTTTTGGTGCATTCTTAGCGCGCTCGGGAATGGGACAGCTGTTTAATGATTTGGCATTGGCAATCGCCGGTCATAAAAAAGGTGGTCCGGCAAAAGTAGCGGTGATTTCTAGTGGTTTTATGGGCAGTATTAATGGCTCTGCTTTGTCAAACGTGGTCAGTACTGGTGCCTTTACCATTCCACTCATGAAAAAGGTTGGTTACCACAAAGATTTTGCGGGTGCCGTTGAGGCAAGTGCCTCTGTTGGCGGGCAAATATTACCGCCAATTATGGGCGCGAGTGCCTTTATCATGGCGGAGACAACAGGCTTACCGTATAGCACAATTGCGTTGGCGGCCTTATTGCCAGCCATATTGTATTATCTGGGCGTCATTGCGCAGGTGCATTTTCGCGCTGGTCGTCGCGATCTAAAAGGTATCGCTAAAGAAAGCTTACCAGCCGTGAAAGAAGTGTTAAAAGCCCGCGGTCATATGCTGCTACCGATTGTATTTTTGATTTTCTTATTAATCAGAAACGTGCCCGTTGGTTATGCAGCGGCTTATACCATTGGTTTCACTGTCGTAGTTAGTATGCTGCGAAAAGAGACTAGAATGGGTTTCTCTGACATTTTGGGTGCATTAGAAGATGGCGCACGCCAGTCGCTCGCGGTAATGGCTGCCTGTGCAGTCGTCGGTATTATCATCGGAGTCGTGAGTCTAACCAGCTTTGGAACGGTGATGACCTCATCAATTGTCACACTTGGTGCAGGGTCATTATTTTTCACGCTCATTTTGACCATGCTTGCCTCGATGGTATTGGGCATGGGACTACCGTCTATTCCTGCCTATATTATTACGGCAACGATGGCAGCACCAGCCTTAGCTGGTTTTGATATTCCAATTTTATCAGCGCACATGTTTGTTTTCTACTTTGGTATTTTTGCCAATATTACACCGCCCGTGTGTCTAGCCGCCTTTGCTGGTGCGGGTATATCTGGTGGCGATCCGATGAAGACAGGGTTCTTATCGCTCAAACTGGCACTCGCCGGATTTATCGTGCCGTTTATGTTTATCTATAGTCCAGCGATGTTAATGATTGATCCTACTGGGCTTGCAGTAACTGCTAAGGACTTCCCGCTACCACCTATTATCGATATTATCACGGTAGTATTGACGTCAATTACGGGTGTTCTCGCACTTAGTGCGGCATTAGAGGGTTATTTTAAAAGCGATATGAGCCCAGTAACACGCGTTATGTTGGCAATCGGAGCTTTGCTGTTAATCTATCCTGGAATAACGACTGGTCTAGTGGGTGGCGTGATCGTTATTGCTATCGCCATCTTTAATACTAGAAACAGTGGCGAGCCAACGCCAACTTTAACTATTTAAGACGTTGCGGTTGAAGGTTTTAAAAATCTATTAAAGCTAAAAAAAGGGTGAATAACATAAAATGTTCTTCACCCTTTTTACATGCTCAACTTAATTTTTAAGTATTAGCTCATTAAACCCCGACACTTAGCAGCCAAGTTTGCCTTCTGCTACCAAGGCTTTTTTGCTACGAATCGGTGCAGGGCAGTCTTCACCGTAATATTGACGATCGGCAAAGTAGCTTGAGCGTACCATTGGGCCTGCCCAAATGTTAAAGAAGCCAATTTTTTTACCATAATCCATATAACGCTGGAACTCGTCTGGATGGACGTAACGATCGACAGGCGCGTGGTTTTTACTGGGTTGCAGATACTGACCAACCGTAATCATATCCACGTTATGTGCTTTTAGGTCATCAAGCAATGCATAAATTTCTTCTTCAGTTTCACCAAGGCCAACCATAAAACCGCACTTGGTCGCGATATCAGGGCGACGCTCTTTATAGAGTTTGAGCAAATCTAACGAATGCTGATAGTCAGAACCTGGGCGGAAGGCTTTATATAAACGAGGCACGGTTTCGATGTTATGGTTAAAAACATCTGGCGGTGTTTCAGTTAACAAGTCTAATGCTACTTCCATACGACCACGGAAATCTGGTACCAATATTTCAATGAGGCAATTCGGGCTAAGTGCGCGAGATTCATTGAGAACTTCTACGAAATGCGCCGCGCCGCCATCTTTTAGATCGTCACGATCCACAGAGGTGATTACCGCATACTTAAGCTGCAAACCTAAAATAGTCTCGGCAGTGTGGCGCGGCTCATCTGCATCTAGCTCATTAGGACGACCATGACCGACGTCACAGAACGGACAGCGACGGGTACAGATATCGCCCATAATCATAAAGGTCGCGGTGCCATCAGCGAAGCACTGCGGCAGGTTAGGGCAGGCCGCTTCCTCACAAACGGTATAGAGCTTTTGCTCACGCAAGGTGGCTTTGATACGAGCCACTTCAGCAGGCGAGGACATTTTAACCCGAATCCAATCTGGCTTTTTCTTGGCCTCGATGGTCGGAATCACTTTAATTGGGATACGGGCAACTTTATCGTAGCCACGTAGTTTTTCGCCTTGAATGGCTTTTTTAGGTTTGACCTTAGCAGCAGGCACATGTGTTTGTACGGCAGTTGTCATAATAAAGTATCTCTTAACCCTTTATAGTATAAGGGTTTATGGAATTATTAGAATGTGTTGTGAGTGAGGACATTATAGCAGAAACTTAGGGGCTAATTTTTAATGAATAATGTTTAACTGATCATTTTGAGGTGGATCATTAAGGCTACTATGGTTTGTCTCGCAACCATAGTTTTAAATATCTATATCAATATCCAACTCATTCAGTACATCTATGGCAGCACGAAACGCTTCTTGAGTGGCAGGTGCCCCGCAATAAGGCAAACTGTGCATTAATACTTCTCGAATCTCAGCGACAGTTGCGCCGTTATTGATTGCACCTCGAATGTGCCCTTTTAGCTCAGTGGGACTTTTTTGCGCAATTAAAAAAGCAATAGTGATTAATGAGCGGTATTTGCGTGGTAATACTGAGTCATCTTGCCATGTGCTGCCCCAAGCGTGTTCAATAATCCAGTCTTGTAACGGCTGAGTAAATCCAGTTGCCCCGTCAAGCGAGCGTTTAACATGTGCTGCGCCCATGACGTCAGTACGAACTTTGAGACCGTTTTGATAGTTAGGGTTATTCTTTATATCGCTATTTTCTATGTCGTGATTTTCCATATTGCTATCGTCCATGTCGTCATCCCTAATATTTACTCATTTAGTATATGGTTAATAAAAGCTGTTTTTTCAAGCGCTATTTTTCTAAGTGATATTTTCTCTAAGCTATCGTATCAAGATGATATTTTATCAAATAATATCCTACAAAGCGTCTAGCAGGCACAGCGTATTTATTTAATCATAAATCGAGCGGTGCTTGACTAAAATGACAAGCTGTATATCAATTGTGAAAGGCTGCTCAATCATATTGTTGATGGTACTATTTATATAATAAATGTTCAATATGAGCCCTTTATAACCGCTTTATGAGCCTTTTAAAGGCTGAGCCATTAACATTTAGGGCGTTTTAAGCTATGATTGCACCAATAATTATTCCATCTAGTATATAGACGCAGGCGGTCATGCTGACTACCCACGTAATGTACTAATACTCCCAACTGACGAGGACGACTATTGTGTTAGAAGCTTATCGTAAACATGTCGAAGAACGTGCTGAGCTAGGAACGGTTCCGCTACCACTGAATGAAAAACAAGTAGCAGAGTTGGTTGAACTATTAAAAACCCCACCAGCAGGCGAAGATGCGTTCTTGATGAACCTGCTAGAAAACCGTATTCCTGCTGGCGTTGACCAAGCGGCTTACGTTAAAGCGGCGTTTTTAGCAGCGATCCTTAAGGGTGAAACCTCTTCACCACTTATTAGCAAGCAAAAAGCCGTTCAAATCCTAGGCACGATGCAAGGTGGCTACAACGTTCAACCATTAGTTGCTGCACTGGATGACGCGGAAGTGGCACAAGATGCTGCTGAAGCGTTGAAAAAGACGTTACTGGTGTTTGACGCGTTCAATGACGTGACTGAAAAAGCAGAAGCGGGCAATGCTATCGCTAAAGAAGTGGTTCAATCTTGGGCTGACGCTGAATGGTTCTTGAACCGTGATGCTGTACCAGAAAAGACGACTTACACGACATTTAAAGTGACTGGCGAAACCAATACCGATGACTTGTCGCCTGCGCAAGATGCATGGAGCCGTCCTGATATCCCATTGCATTCATTGGCTATGCACAAAAACTCTCGCGATGGCATCACTGCTGACGAAGAGGGCGTTGTCGGTCCAATGAAGCAAATCGAAGCGTTAAAAGAAAAAGGTCATCCACTCGCTTATGTTGGTGACGTGGTAGGTACAGGCTCTAGCCGTAAATCTGCGACCAACTCAGTATTGTGGCTCATGGGCGATGATATCCCTAACGTGCCAAACAAACGTGGCGGCGGTTTAGTACTTGGTAACAATATTGCTCCTATCTTCTTTAACACGATGGAAGATTCTGGCGCATTGCCAATCGAAAAAGTAGCCGTTGATAACCTAAACATGGGTGATGTATTTGACATCTATCCTTATGAAGGCAAAATCACTAAACATGATTCAGATGAAGTGTTGTCTACGTTCAAATTGAACTCACCAACATTGCTTGATGAAGTTCGTGCTGGCGGTCGTATTCCATTGATCGTTGGTCGTGGTTTGACCAATCGTGCTCGCGCATACATGGGTCTTGGACATTCAGATATCTTTGCTAAGCCAGAAGAGCCAGTTGATACGGGTAAAGGTTTTACCCTAGCGCAAAAAATGGTCGGTAAAGCTTGTGGTCTAGAGGGCGTACGTCCTGGTATGTACTGTGAGCCTAAAATGACGACTGTAGGATCGCAGGATACGACTGGTCCGATGACTCGTGATGAGCTAAAAGATTTGGCTTGCCTAGGTTTCCAAGCAGACTTAGTAATGCAGTCATTCTGTCACACTGCCGCTTATCCAAAACCAGTTGACGTTGAGACTCAGCACACACTACCTGACTTTATCATGAACCGTGGCGGCGTAAGCTTACGTCCAGGTGATGGTATCATTCATAGCTGGTTGAACCGTATGCTATTGCCAGATACCGTTGGTACTGGTGGTGACTCGCATACGCGTTTCCCAATGGGTATCTCGTTCCCAGCTGGTTCTGGTCTGGTAGCATTTGCCGCAGCGACTGGTGTTATGCCTCTAGATATGCCTGAATCTGTCCGTGTACGCTTCGTTGGCGAACGTCAGGCTGGTATCACGTTGCGTGACCTAGTACATGCGATTCCTTATCAAGCGATTAAAGAAGGTCTATTGACCGTTGATAAGAAAGGCAAAATCAACGAGTTTAATGGTCGTATCCTTGAGATCGAAGGTCTAGAAGACTTGACCGCTGAGCAAGCATTTGAGCTATCTGATGCCTCAGCTGAGCGTAGTGCTGCTGGTTGTACCATCACCTTGTCTGAAGCGTCAGTGACTGAGTACTTAAACTCAAACATTACCCTTCTAAAATGGATGATCTCAGAAGGCTATGGCGATGCGCGTACTATCAGCCGTCGTATCGAGCAGATGCAAGAATGGCTAGCGAACCCAAGCCTATTACGCGCTGATGCTGATGCTGAATACGCCATCGACATGACTATCGATATGAGCACGATTAAAGAGCCTATCCTTTGCTGCCCGAACGATCCAGACGATGCAAAAACATTGGCTGATGTCGCTGGCGATACCATTGATGAAGTATTCATTGGTTCATGTATGACCAACATCGGTCATTTCCGCGCTGCGGGTAAACTGCTACAAGACGTACCAGCAGGTAGTTTGAAAACTCGTCTATGGATTGCGCCGCCGACTAAGATGGATGCGCGTCAGTTGATGGAAGAAGGTTACTACAACATCTACGCTCAAGCCGGCGCTCGTACTGAGATGCCAGGTTGTTCACTATGTATGGGTAACCAAGCACGTATCGCACCGAAATCTACGGCGGTATCGACGTCAACTCGTAACTTCCCGAACCGTCTCGGTCAAGGCGCTAACGTATACCTAGCTTCTGCAGAGCTTGCAGCCGTAGCAGCGGTACTTGGTAAATTGCCAACCAACGAAGAATATCAGCAGTACGCTGGTATGCTTGATAGCATGGGCGAGGAAGTGTATCAGTACATGAACTTCGATCGTATGGATTCTTATACTGAAGAAGCCGACAAAATTAACGTTGCTCAGTTGACCTAATATTTGCTTTAAAGCTAATTAGTAAGATAAAAATAAACCCCGTATCGTGATGATGCGGGGTTTATTTTGTTTTATGGTGAAGAAATTAGTTGACATATACGTCATATATTATCGCATGTGTCATTTGTTAGCATCTATTCAACTTAGATATATGTATAATCAACAAATCAAACTAATGTAGGAAGAAGAATGAGTTTTTCAATAGAAATATTATTAGGTTGTTTAGCAGTGATAGCAGCTATTACTGTACCACTCATTATCTATTTCCTGCAAAAAAGTAAAAAAAGATTAGCTTATGAAATTGTTTCAAATACACAGTTAGTCGGAGTGAAAAGCGAGGTTCAAAATAAAATTAAAATATATTATGAAAATAAACTTGTAGAAAATGTGCATCTGCTACTTATTAGAATTATAAATAACGGTAATCAGTCTATATCAATAGGGGATTTCGCCAAACGAATTGATATTAATTTAGGTAATAATTTAAACATACTAACATGTGAAATCTTGAGACAGTATCCAGATAATTTAGATGTTAATGTCATTAAAATGGTAGATAGCATTGAGATTGAACCCTTGCTTCTCAACCCCAAAGATAACTTTACTATAAAAATACTTTTGAGCGACTATAAAGAAAATTTTGAGGTCTCTGCAAGAATAGAAGGTATAAGTAAAATTGAGGTTTATAAAGAACCACAGCCACTGTTTAATATCACTTTAATGCTAACATTTATTCCTTTTTTGATTCTTATGATAACTCGAATCTTCTTTGAAGACACATTTGAAAATTATTTCGGATTTGACATATCTATTATAGTACATACTTTTCTCGTTTTAATTATTACTATTCTTGTGTTTCAAATATTGAAAATTTGGTATGAAGCAGCAAAAGAATTTTTTTTAAAAGATACAGATGAAGAATAGTTTTCCCTATCCATATAAAATTTTTTCATAAATATTAGATAAAAATTCTAACTATTTTATGAATAGCGCAGTAATTAAGTTTTATTCTGTTGCTATAAATTTTATCGCTCATAAAAGTGAGCGATAAAACGAGCGATAAGATCTTGGTTAATTACCCAAATAAACTGGCTTACGCTTCTCCATAAAGGCGCTAATGCCTTCCTTGAATTATCGATTGCTATTATATTTGGTATTTCATTGCATCAAATTTTGATGTAAGCGTCAACTGGCTTCTTCAACTATCTTATGTATAATACAAGGGCAGGCGGAAACCGTGGCTCTGTACTGAATCTATCTTTTCTATCTCGGGACGGACCGATACTTTGATAGGCACTTTTTGTTTACGCTCAAGTGCTCTGGAGTCTTGGTTGATTACTTTATCCCCACTCAAACGTCGTATCGTCTATGTGACTATCTTCGAGATTATCGCTATTATTTCTTCTACTTTTGTATTGATGAAACTTAGCGGTAGCGACGCGGCAGAATCCTTACCAGTTGCTGTGATGGTGTCATTGGCAGCAGTGATTTGGAACTTCTTATACAATACAGCTTTTGAAGCGTGGGAACGTCGTAAGCATGTGGCAAAACGCACCTTACTCATTCGCAGTGCGCATGCATTAGGGTTTGAAGGCGGATTGGTATTGATTTGCTTACCACTTTATATGATTTGGTATGACGTTGGCTTAATCAAAGCTTTTATGATGGAAGCGGCGTTACTGCTATTTTTCTTGGTTTATACCTTTATCTTTACCTTGGGTTTTGACAAGATATTTACCTTACAGCATCACTATAAGACAGCCTCTGATTCTTAAGAGTTAAAAGTGTTACTTAAAGATATGCTTAATACAGAATTTTCTTGATACTGTATGACCCAAAAATAAAAGGCTGCCATTAGGCAGCCTTTTTGATGATAGCGCAAAAAAGAGTGTGATCAGGTTATTATTTACCTTGATAAACTGGCTTACGTTTTTCCATAAAGGCGGTAATACCTTCTCTAAAATCATCCGTTTTAGCAAGCATGGTCTGTTGATCCACTTCCATATCGAGCGCTTCATTGAGACCCATATAAGCGTGCGTATTAATCATATGCTTCATTGATGCCAATGCCTTTCCGGGCAGATTGCTCAGGCGCGTTGCCAATGCCAATACGCTAGCATCCAGCTCGTCGCTACTGACCACATCATTAACCAAGTTTAAGCGTGCCATATCTTCCGCTTTGAGTTTATCGCCAAGCATGACCATCTCAGTGGTTCTTGCCACACCGATCAATTGATTCAGTAAATAAATGCCGCCAGCATCTGGTATTAGACCGATATTGACAAAGGCTTGCACGAATTTGGCATTGTCAGCGGCGATGCGAAAATCACAAGTCAGTGCCAAGTTCATGCCAGCACCTGCCACTGCGCCTTCTAATTTGGCGATAATAGGCTTATGAATATTACGCAACTTTAAGCTAATCTCAGCGACTTCGCC
This region of Psychrobacter sp. JCM 18902 genomic DNA includes:
- a CDS encoding carboxymuconolactone decarboxylase family protein; protein product: MENHDIENSDIKNNPNYQNGLKVRTDVMGAAHVKRSLDGATGFTQPLQDWIIEHAWGSTWQDDSVLPRKYRSLITIAFLIAQKSPTELKGHIRGAINNGATVAEIREVLMHSLPYCGAPATQEAFRAAIDVLNELDIDIDI
- a CDS encoding DUF1850 domain-containing protein, whose translation is MSKQLNKRLGLLIGVAGIAALVFFTLWHLFVRQPVVEVRVAGIDGANDKVCYFVEPNFQLRWIHSVEKQWWEEQYQRIDSSSTEDAALLLTTTYFEAFGAGTPSTEALATIQKPGYLGYQINEKLPKLNWVVSRLTKGEIDYGNYQMLIHRWVPDYSEVTIMPKTYGFIDRFNKDLCHELPSDGSQ
- a CDS encoding PACE efflux transporter, with the protein product MITLSPLKRRIVYVTIFEIIAIISSTFVLMKLSGSDAAESLPVAVMVSLAAVIWNFLYNTAFEAWERRKHVAKRTLLIRSAHALGFEGGLVLICLPLYMIWYDVGLIKAFMMEAALLLFFLVYTFIFTLGFDKIFTLQHHYKTASDS
- a CDS encoding enoyl-CoA hydratase/isomerase family protein yields the protein MSHPLVEYQVENHIATITMNDPKTLNAFSTVLKDAMMNALTNADEDKDVRVIILQGAGNNFSSGGHIGEMLENGMESEALSNKLNFMVGEVAEISLKLRNIHKPIIAKLEGAVAGAGMNLALTCDFRIAADNAKFVQAFVNIGLIPDAGGIYLLNQLIGVARTTEMVMLGDKLKAEDMARLNLVNDVVSSDELDASVLALATRLSNLPGKALASMKHMINTHAYMGLNEALDMEVDQQTMLAKTDDFREGITAFMEKRKPVYQGK
- a CDS encoding TAXI family TRAP transporter solute-binding subunit; the protein is MLNSLKSPLLLSAMLSATLGLTACSSPSSESTDSTATDSAATDTAADKLDTKFLTIATGGASGPYNIIGTSLSEVYVKTFGVNSKTQTTGASVENVNLLTQGKVDMVLALSDVVTDAIEGKNNFDKPITNIQQIAVLYPNVVQVVTTKKSGIKNIEDLRGKRIAVGDQGSGTEVNARTLLEGFGITYDDVTVDYLGFAEAADGMKAGKIEAAFFSSGLPNSSLMELEQGLDLQLITINQDKLKEIIATKPYFKTFEIPAGTYGNDAAIPTAAIMNALLVSSELSEADGYKLTKALFDNLDGLKTAHQAANDISLATAREGMVAPIHPGAKKYYDEQAAK
- the lipA gene encoding lipoyl synthase; this encodes MTTAVQTHVPAAKVKPKKAIQGEKLRGYDKVARIPIKVIPTIEAKKKPDWIRVKMSSPAEVARIKATLREQKLYTVCEEAACPNLPQCFADGTATFMIMGDICTRRCPFCDVGHGRPNELDADEPRHTAETILGLQLKYAVITSVDRDDLKDGGAAHFVEVLNESRALSPNCLIEILVPDFRGRMEVALDLLTETPPDVFNHNIETVPRLYKAFRPGSDYQHSLDLLKLYKERRPDIATKCGFMVGLGETEEEIYALLDDLKAHNVDMITVGQYLQPSKNHAPVDRYVHPDEFQRYMDYGKKIGFFNIWAGPMVRSSYFADRQYYGEDCPAPIRSKKALVAEGKLGC
- the acnB gene encoding bifunctional aconitate hydratase 2/2-methylisocitrate dehydratase encodes the protein MLEAYRKHVEERAELGTVPLPLNEKQVAELVELLKTPPAGEDAFLMNLLENRIPAGVDQAAYVKAAFLAAILKGETSSPLISKQKAVQILGTMQGGYNVQPLVAALDDAEVAQDAAEALKKTLLVFDAFNDVTEKAEAGNAIAKEVVQSWADAEWFLNRDAVPEKTTYTTFKVTGETNTDDLSPAQDAWSRPDIPLHSLAMHKNSRDGITADEEGVVGPMKQIEALKEKGHPLAYVGDVVGTGSSRKSATNSVLWLMGDDIPNVPNKRGGGLVLGNNIAPIFFNTMEDSGALPIEKVAVDNLNMGDVFDIYPYEGKITKHDSDEVLSTFKLNSPTLLDEVRAGGRIPLIVGRGLTNRARAYMGLGHSDIFAKPEEPVDTGKGFTLAQKMVGKACGLEGVRPGMYCEPKMTTVGSQDTTGPMTRDELKDLACLGFQADLVMQSFCHTAAYPKPVDVETQHTLPDFIMNRGGVSLRPGDGIIHSWLNRMLLPDTVGTGGDSHTRFPMGISFPAGSGLVAFAAATGVMPLDMPESVRVRFVGERQAGITLRDLVHAIPYQAIKEGLLTVDKKGKINEFNGRILEIEGLEDLTAEQAFELSDASAERSAAGCTITLSEASVTEYLNSNITLLKWMISEGYGDARTISRRIEQMQEWLANPSLLRADADAEYAIDMTIDMSTIKEPILCCPNDPDDAKTLADVAGDTIDEVFIGSCMTNIGHFRAAGKLLQDVPAGSLKTRLWIAPPTKMDARQLMEEGYYNIYAQAGARTEMPGCSLCMGNQARIAPKSTAVSTSTRNFPNRLGQGANVYLASAELAAVAAVLGKLPTNEEYQQYAGMLDSMGEEVYQYMNFDRMDSYTEEADKINVAQLT
- a CDS encoding TRAP transporter permease: MNSQVMDHNNVTTMSDNHINNDLPIHSNTDADTHVDAELEAQAHNKAILEKYDRESITRHITQGPVKYFIAGLCILYSLFHLYITFNPMPALLQRSVHVGIGFALIFLIFPASKKSSRQRVAWYDWIWFALSLSGMAYLIYEYQDIVTSRGGMANQMDVIFSLITVVCVLEGSRRITGWILPILAGIFLAYPFVSHLDFMPDRLLTRPYDMGDIFGQLFLKTEGLYSVAIGASVTFIFLFILFGAFLARSGMGQLFNDLALAIAGHKKGGPAKVAVISSGFMGSINGSALSNVVSTGAFTIPLMKKVGYHKDFAGAVEASASVGGQILPPIMGASAFIMAETTGLPYSTIALAALLPAILYYLGVIAQVHFRAGRRDLKGIAKESLPAVKEVLKARGHMLLPIVFLIFLLIRNVPVGYAAAYTIGFTVVVSMLRKETRMGFSDILGALEDGARQSLAVMAACAVVGIIIGVVSLTSFGTVMTSSIVTLGAGSLFFTLILTMLASMVLGMGLPSIPAYIITATMAAPALAGFDIPILSAHMFVFYFGIFANITPPVCLAAFAGAGISGGDPMKTGFLSLKLALAGFIVPFMFIYSPAMLMIDPTGLAVTAKDFPLPPIIDIITVVLTSITGVLALSAALEGYFKSDMSPVTRVMLAIGALLLIYPGITTGLVGGVIVIAIAIFNTRNSGEPTPTLTI